The following coding sequences lie in one Labrus bergylta chromosome 13, fLabBer1.1, whole genome shotgun sequence genomic window:
- the LOC109986951 gene encoding UDP-glucuronosyltransferase-like, translating to MSVGVWFPTLGLLAWLCCLSLGPVQGGKVLVLPVDGSHWLSMKILVKELNQRGHEVLVLVPDSSLLIHSSESFKTEVYPVSFTKADLDGRFEQLTEGLFLKPPQMTDIFLNVQRLVNFTSLQVEGCESLLNNQTLMSRLRVRGFDLVLTDPFLPCGSILAHLLSIPAVYFLHELPCGLDTKANQCPSPPSYVPAAFSGNTNIMTFPQRVKNMLMSGVESYVCRIIYSNFDDLVSRHLEEKMTYKELISYGAIWLLRYDFTFEWPKPIMPNMAFIGGINCAKKAPLPAEIKEFVDGSGDDGFIVFTLGSMVSNMPEETAKQFFEAFRQLPQRVLWRYTGVPPKDAPKNVKLMKWLPQNDLLAHPKAKVFITHGGTHGIYESICNAVPMLMFPLFGDQGDNVNRLVAHGVAERLGIYDVTTEKLLAALKNIIRDKSYKEKIVKMSEIHLDRPVQPLELAVFWTEFVMRHKGASHLRVAAHELNWIQYHCLDVISFLLMILFTVLWVTLKCCMFCFKKCCRRESAKKKKQ from the exons ATGAGTGTCGGGGTGTGGTTTCCTACTCTAGGGCTGCTGGCCTGGCTGTGCTGCCTCAGTCTGGGGCCCGTTCAGGGGGGGAAGGTGCTGGTTTTGCCTGTTGATGGAAGCCACTGGCTTAGCATGAAGATACTGGTGAAAGAGCTCAACCAGAGGGGCCATGAGGTCTTGGTGCTGGTGCCGGACAGCAGTCTGTTGATCCACAGCTCAGAGAGCTTCAAGACTGAGGTTTACCCAGTGTCCTTTACCAAAGCTGACCTGGATGGACGATTCGAACAGCTGACGGAGGGACTATTTCTCAAGCCACCACAAATGACAGACATCTTCCTCAATGTACAGCGTTTGGTcaactttacatcattacagGTGGAGGGTTGTGAGAGTTTGCTGAACAACCAGACTTTGATGAGTCGGCTGAGGGTAAGGGGCTTTGATCTTGTGCTTACTGACCCCTTCCTTCCCTGCGGCTCCATCCTGGCTCATCTCCTTTCCATTCCAGCTGTTTATTTCCTGCATGAACTTCCATGTGGACTGGATACAAAGGCAAACCAAtgcccctctcctccctcctacgTTCCTGCAGCCTTCTCTGGCAATACAAACATCATGACCTTCCCACAAAGAGTCAAAAACATGCTCATGTCTGGTGTGGAGTCCTACGTGTGCAGAATAATCTACAGCAACTTTGACGATCTAGTCAGCAGGCATTTAGAAGAAAAGATGACCTACAAGGAACTTATTAGTTATGGTGCTATATGGCTTCTCAGATATGACTTTACGTTTGAATGGCCTAAACCGATCATGCCAAACATGGCTTTTATTGGAGGTATCAATTGTGCAAAGAAGGCTCCTCTGCCAGCG GAAATAAAGGAGTTTGTGGATGGCTCTGGAGACGATGGGTTCATTGTCTTTACCTTAGGCTCAATGGTGTCCAACATGCCAGAGGAGACAGCGAAACAGTTCTTTGAGGCCTTCCGGCAACTGCCTCAAAGG GTATTGTGGAGATACACTGGAGTCCCACCTAAGGATGCACCCAAGAATGTCAAACTTATGAAGTGGTTACCTCAGAATGACCTCCTCG CCCATCCCAAAGCCAAAGTCTTCATCACTCATGGAGGAACCCATGGCATCTATGAAAGCATCTGTAATGCAGTGCCCATGTTGATGTTTCCACTGTTCGGGGACCAGGGTGACAATGTAAACCGCCTGGTGGCGCACGGTGTTGCAGAGAGACTTGGTATTTATGACGTTACCACTGAAAAACTATTGGCTGCCCTAAAGAACATCATCCGTGACAAAAG TTACAAAGAGAAGATAGTGAAGATGTCTGAGATACACCTGGACCGTCCCGTTCAGCCTCTGGAGCTTGCTGTTTTCTGGACTGAATTTGTCATGCGACACAAAGGAGCCTCACATCTAAGAGTTGCTGCACATGAATTGAACTGGATTCAATACCATTGCTTGGATGTCATCAGCTTTTTACTTATGATTCTCTTTACTGTTCTGTGGGTAACGCTCAAATGCTGCATGTTCTGCTTTAAAAAGTGTTGCAGAAGGGAGAgtgcaaagaagaagaaacagtag
- the LOC109987374 gene encoding UDP-glucuronosyltransferase: MSIGVWFPTLGLLAWLCCLSLGPVQGGKVLVLPVDGSHWLSMKLLVKELNQRGHEVLVLVPDSSLLIHSSESFKTDVYPVSFTKADLDGRFEQLTEGLFLKPPQMTDIFLNVQRLVNFTSLQVEGCESLLNNQTLMSRLRVGGFDLVLTDPFLPCGSILAHLLSIPAVYFLRELPCGLDTKANQCPSPPSYVPAAFSGNTNIMTFPQRVKNMLMSGVESYVCRIIYSNFDDLVSRHLEEKMTYKELISYGAIWLHRYDFTFEWPKPIMPNMAFIGGINCAKKAPLPAEIKEFVDGSGDDGFIVFTLGSMVSNMPEETAKQFFEAFRQLPQRVLWRYTGVPPKDAPKNVKLMKWLPQNDLLAHPKAKVFITHGGTHGIYESICNAVPMLMFPLFGDQSDNVNHLVAHGVAERLGIYDVTTEKLLTALKNIIRDKSYKEKIVKMSEIHLDRPVQPLELAVFWTEFVMRHKGASHLRVAAHELNWIQYHCLDVIGFLLMILFTVLWVTLKCCMFCFKKCCRRESAKKKKQ; this comes from the exons ATGAGCATCGGGGTGTGGTTTCCTACTCTAGGGCTGCTGGCCTGGCTGTGCTGCCTCAGTCTGGGGCCCGTTCAGGGGGGGAAGGTGCTGGTTTTGCCTGTTGATGGAAGCCACTGGCTTAGCATGAAGCTACTGGTGAAAGAGCTCAACCAGAGGGGCCATGAGGTCTTGGTGCTGGTGCCGGATAGCAGCCTGTTGATCCACAGCTCAGAGAGCTTCAAGACTGACGTTTACCCAGTGTCCTTTACAAAAGCTGACCTGGATGGACGATTCGAACAGCTGACGGAGGGACTATTTCTCAAGCCACCACAAATGACAGACATCTTTCTCAATGTACAGCGTTTGGTcaactttacatcattacagGTGGAGGGTTGTGAGAGTTTGCTGAACAACCAGACTTTGATGAGTCGGCTGAGGGTAGGGGGCTTTGATCTTGTGCTTACTGACCCCTTCCTTCCCTGCGGCTCCATCCTGGCTCATCTCCTTTCCATTCCAGCTGTTTATTTCCTGCGTGAACTTCCATGTGGACTGGATACAAAGGCAAACCAATGCCCGTCTCCTCCCTCCTACGTTCCTGCAGCCTTCTCTGGCAATACAAACATCATGACCTTCCCACAAAGAGTCAAAAACATGCTCATGTCTGGTGTGGAGTCCTACGTGTGCAGAATAATCTACAGCAACTTTGACGATCTAGTCAGCAGGCATTTAGAAGAAAAGATGACCTACAAGGAACTTATTAGTTATGGTGCTATATGGCTTCACAGATATGACTTCACATTTGAATGGCCTAAACCTATCATGCCAAACATGGCTTTTATTGGAGGTATCAATTGTGCAAAGAAGGCTCCTCTGCCAGCG GAAATAAAGGAGTTTGTGGATGGCTCTGGAGACGACGGGTTCATTGTCTTTACCTTAGGCTCGATGGTGTCCAACATGCCAGAGGAGACAGCTAAACAGTTCTTTGAGGCCTTCCGGCAACTGCCTCAAAGG GTATTGTGGAGATACACTGGAGTCCCACCTAAGGATGCACCCAAGAATGTCAAACTTATGAAGTGGTTACCTCAGAATGACCTCCTCG CCCATCCCAAAGCCAAAGTCTTCATCACTCATGGAGGAACCCATGGCATCTATGAAAGCATCTGTAATGCAGTGCCCATGTTGATGTTTCCACTGTTCGGGGACCAGAGTGACAATGTAAACCACCTGGTGGCGCACGGTGTTGCAGAGAGACTTGGTATTTATGACGTGACCACTGAAAAACTATTGACTGCCCTAAAGAACATCATCCGTGACAAAAG TTACAAAGAGAAGATAGTGAAGATGTCTGAGATACACCTGGACCGTCCCGTTCAGCCTCTGGAGCTTGCTGTTTTCTGGACTGAATTTGTCATGCGACACAAAGGAGCCTCACATCTAAGAGTTGCTGCACATGAATTGAACTGGATTCAATACCATTGCTTGGATGTCATCGGCTTTTTACTCATGATTCTCTTTACTGTTCTGTGGGTAACGCTCAAATGCTGCATGTTCTGCTTTAAAAAGTGTTGCAGAAGGGAGAgtgcaaagaagaagaaacagtag
- the LOC136181267 gene encoding UDP-glucuronosyltransferase-like — protein MSVGVWFPILGLLAWLCCLSLGPVQGGKVLVLPVDGSHWLSMKILVKELNQRGHEVLVLVPDSSLLIHSSESFKTEVYPVSFTKADLDGRFEQLTEGLFLKPPQMTDIFLNVQRLVSFTSLQVEGCESLLNNQTLMSRLRVGGFDLVLTDPFLPCGSILAHLLSIPAVYFLGGLPCELDTKANQCPSPPSYVPAAFSGNTNIMTFPQRVKNMLMSGVESYMCRIIYSNFDDLVSRHLEEKMTYKELISYGAIWLLKYDFTFEWPKPIMPNMAFIGGINCAKKAPLPAEIKEFVDGSGDDGFIVFTLGSMVSIMPEETAKQFFEAFRQLPQRVLWRYTGVPPKDTPKNVKLMKWLPQNDLLAHPKAKVFITHGGSHGIYESICNAVPMLMFPLFGDQSDNVNRMVAHGVAERLGIYDVTTEKLLTALKNIIRDKSYKEKIVKMSEIHLDRPVQPLELAVFWTEFVMRHKGASHLRVAAHELNWIQYHCLDVIGFLLMILFTVLWVTLKCCMFCFKKCCRRESAKKKKQ, from the exons ATGAGCGTTGGGGTGTGGTTTCCTATTCTAGGGCTGCTGGCCTGGCTGTGCTGCCTCAGTCTGGGGCCCGTTCAGGGGGGGAAGGTGCTGGTTTTGCCTGTTGATGGAAGCCACTGGCTTAGCATGAAGATACTGGTGAAAGAGCTCAACCAGAGGGGCCATGAGGTCTTGGTGCTGGTGCCGGATAGCAGCCTGTTGATCCACAGCTCAGAGAGCTTCAAGACTGAGGTTTACCCAGTGTCCTTTACCAAAGCTGACCTGGATGGACGATTCGAACAGCTGACGGAGGGACTATTTCTCAAGCCACCACAAATGACAGACATCTTCCTCAATGTACAGCGTTTGGTTAGCTTTACATCATTACAGGTGGAGGGTTGTGAGAGTTTGCTGAACAACCAGACTTTGATGAGTCGGCTGAGGGTAGGGGGCTTTGATCTTGTGCTTACTGACCCCTTCCTTCCCTGCGGCTCCATCCTGGCTCATCTCCTTTCCATTCCAGCTGTTTATTTCCTGGGTGGACTTCCATGTGAACTGGATACAAAGGCAAACCAATgcccctctcctccatcctacGTTCCTGCAGCCTTCTCTGGCAATACAAACATCATGACCTTCCCACAAAGAGTCAAAAACATGCTCATGTCTGGTGTGGAGTCCTACATGTGCAGAATAATCTACAGCAACTTTGACGATCTAGTCAGCAGGCATTTAGAAGAAAAGATGACCTACAAGGAACTTATTAGTTATGGTGCTATATGGCTTCTCAAATATGACTTCACATTTGAATGGCCTAAACCTATTATGCCAAACATGGCTTTTATTGGAGGTATCAATTGTGCAAAGAAGGCTCCTCTGCCAGCG GAAATAAAGGAGTTTGTGGATGGCTCTGGAGACGACGGGTTCATTGTCTTTACCTTAGGCTCAATGGTGTCCATCATGCCAGAGGAGACAGCTAAACAGTTCTTTGAGGCCTTCCGGCAACTGCCTCAAAGG GTATTGTGGAGATACACTGGAGTCCCACCTAAGGATACACCCAAGAATGTCAAACTTATGAAGTGGTTACCTCAGAATGACCTCTTAG CCCATCCCAAAGCCAAAGTCTTCATCACTCATGGAGGAAGCCATGGCATCTATGAAAGCATCTGTAATGCAGTGCCCATGTTGATGTTTCCACTGTTCGGGGACCAGAGTGACAATGTAAACCGCATGGTGGCGCACGGTGTTGCAGAGAGACTTGGTATTTATGACGTGACCACTGAAAAACTATTGACTGCCCTAAAGAACATCATCCGTGACAAAAG TTACAAAGAGAAGATAGTGAAGATGTCTGAGATACACCTGGACCGTCCCGTTCAGCCTCTGGAGCTTGCTGTTTTCTGGACTGAATTTGTCATGCGACACAAAGGAGCCTCACATCTAAGAGTTGCTGCACATGAATTGAACTGGATTCAATACCATTGCTTGGATGTCATCGGCTTTTTACTCATGATTCTCTTTACTGTTCTGTGGGTAACGCTCAAATGCTGCATGTTCTGCTTTAAAAAGTGTTGCAGAAGGGAGAgtgcaaagaagaagaaacagtag
- the LOC109987384 gene encoding UDP-glucuronosyltransferase-like — MSVGVWFPTLGLLAWLCSLSLGPVQGGKVLVLPVDGSRWLSMKILVKELNQRGHEVLVLVPDSSLLSHSSESFKTEVYPVSFTKADLDGRFEQLTEGLFLKPPQMTDIFLNVQRLVSFTSLQVEGCESLLNNQTLMSRLRVRGFDLVLTDPFLPCGSILAHLLSIPAVNFLGGLPCGLDTKANQCPSPPSYVPAAFSGNTNIMTFPQRVKNMLMSGVESYMCRIIYSNFDDLVGRHLEEKMTYKELISYGAIWLHRYDFTFEWPKPIMPNMAFIGGINCAKKAPLPAEIKEFVDGSGDDGFIVFTLGSMVSNMPEETAKQFFEAFRQLPQRVLWRYTGVPPKDAPKNVKLMKWLPQNDLLAHPKAKVFITHGGSHGMYEGICNAVPMLMFPLFGDQGDNVNHMVAHGVAERLGIYDVTTEKLLAALKNIIRDKSYKEKIVKMSEIHLDRPVQPLELAVFWTEFVMRHKGASHLRVAAHELNWIQYHCLDVIGFLLMILFTVLWVTLKCCMFCFRKCCRRESAKKKKQ, encoded by the exons ATGAGCGTCGGGGTGTGGTTTCCTACTCTAGGGCTGCTGGCCTGGCTGTGCTCCCTCAGTCTGGGGCCCGTTCAGGGGGGGAAGGTGCTGGTTTTGCCTGTTGATGGAAGCCGCTGGCTTAGCATGAAGATACTGGTGAAAGAGCTCAACCAGAGGGGGCATGAGGTCTTGGTGCTGGTGCCGGATAGCAGCCTGTTGAGCCACAGCTCAGAGAGCTTCAAGACTGAGGTTTACCCAGTGTCCTTTACAAAAGCTGACCTGGATGGACGATTCGAACAGCTGACGGAGGGACTATTTCTCAAGCCACCACAAATGACAGACATCTTCCTCAATGTACAGCGTTTGGTCAGCTTTACATCATTACAGGTGGAGGGTTGTGAGAGTTTGCTGAACAACCAGACTTTGATGAGTCGGCTGAGGGTAAGGGGCTTTGATCTTGTGCTTACTGACCCCTTCCTTCCCTGCGGCTCCATCCTGGCTCATCTCCTTTCCATTCCAGCTGTTAATTTCCTGGGTGGACTTCCATGTGGACTGGATACAAAGGCAAACCAATGCCCGTCTCCTCCCTCCTACGTTCCTGCAGCCTTCTCTGGCAATACAAACATCATGACCTTCCCACAAAGAGTCAAAAACATGCTCATGTCTGGTGTGGAGTCCTACATGTGCAGAATAATCTACAGCAACTTTGACGATCTAGTCGGCAGGCATTTAGAAGAAAAGATGACCTACAAGGAACTTATTAGTTATGGTGCTATATGGCTTCACAGATATGACTTCACATTTGAATGGCCTAAACCTATCATGCCAAACATGGCTTTTATTGGAGGTATCAATTGTGCAAAGAAGGCTCCTCTGCCAGCG GAAATAAAGGAGTTTGTGGATGGCTCTGGAGACGACGGGTTCATTGTCTTTACCTTAGGCTCGATGGTGTCCAACATGCCAGAGGAGACAGCTAAACAGTTCTTTGAGGCCTTCCGGCAACTGCCTCAAAGG GTATTGTGGAGATACACTGGAGTCCCACCTAAGGATGCACCCAAGAATGTCAAACTTATGAAGTGGTTACCTCAGAATGACCTCCTCG CCCATCCCAAAGCCAAAGTCTTCATCACTCATGGAGGAAGCCACGGCATGTATGAGGGCATCTGTAATGCAGTGCCCATGTTGATGTTTCCACTTTTCGGGGACCAGGGTGACAATGTAAACCACATGGTGGCGCACGGTGTTGCGGAGAGACTTGGTATTTATGACGTGACCACTGAAAAACTATTGGCTGCCCTAAAGAACATCATCCGTGACAAAAG TTACAAAGAGAAGATAGTGAAGATGTCTGAGATACACCTGGACCGTCCCGTTCAGCCCCTGGAGCTTGCTGTTTTCTGGACTGAATTTGTCATGCGACACAAAGGAGCCTCACATCTAAGAGTTGCTGCACATGAATTGAACTGGATTCAATACCATTGCTTGGATGTCATCGGCTTTTTACTCATGATTCTCTTTACTGTTCTGTGGGTAACGCTCAAATGCTGCATGTTCTGCTTTAGAAAGTGTTGCAGAAGGGAGAGtgcaaaaaagaagaaacagtag